The sequence ACTCCCTACCTTTCATATACAAGAATTTAGTTCTGTATACGACAGAACTATCTCCCATATCTGTCATACATAGAAGGGATGGTAATAGGAAACCATCCCTTCTATATTTTCTAAGATCAGGTCTTCTTGGCACACATATAATAACCCCGGAGATATCCGGGATTTTTTATTTTTTTTACTACTTAAACAATCTGGCAATTTCAATAAATAATGCGGCTATTCCGGCCGCTACAAGTGGGCCTGTCGGGACCCCGTTAAAAAAGGAGGTACCCAAAATACTGCCGAAAATCAAACCGACCATTACTTCAGGGCTTAATTTTAAGAGGTTTACTCCTTTCCTGGCCAGAACAGCAGAGCAGATCCCAACTATAGTAGCTATTAACCCCTCAAGGGAGAAGATCCTCCTGTATATTATCTCTATGGATATATCCCCCGAGGCCAGGGGCAAAAGTATACCTATTATGAGAAAAACCAGACCTGCATCGAAAAATACGTTTTGCCAGTTTGAAGATATGTTAACTATTTTGCTTACCGATAATGATAAAATTAAACCCGATGCACAGGCTACCAGATGGTTTTTGCTCAACAAACCCAAAACAAAAAAGAAAAAGAGCACCCGCATAGGTTCTTTCACCGATATCCCCTCCTATGTTAAGGATATGATTTTTTACTGCAAAAAAGAATAGAGATGGATTTTTGTTTTGTCGGTCAAGCACAATGATACTTCGATAAAAATAATATAAATTGATGAATTTTTATTTTTGAGAGGAGGAACAGATAATGAAGAAATTGTTAATCTTATTTCTGCTAGCCGTGCTGGTAACAATCTCTCTTACAGGTTGCAAAGGAAAGGGGGAAACAGCGGATCAGATATCACCGGGGGAAAAGGGATACAAGATCAGGATTGCGGAACAGTTCGGTCTTGTTTATGCTCCTCTGATGATAGCCAGGGAAAAGGGGTTTTTTGAAAAGTACGGTCTTGATGTAGAATGGAAGAGGTTTGGCTCAGGTGGAGCGGCTAGAGAAGCCCTTGCTTCGGGAGACCTGGATGCAGCTTTTATGGGTATCCCTCCTTTTTTGATTGGGTGGGATAAGGGAGTCCCTGCTAAGGTTGCTTTAGGATACGTAGTTTCACCGGTATCTCTGGTTACATATAATCCGGAAATCAGGTCAATCAAAGATTTAAAACCAGGCTACAAGATTGCTCTGCCTTCACCTGGAAGTGTCCAGCATATACTGCTGTCTATGGCAGCAGAGAGGGAATTGGGTGACCCCAGGGCACTGGATGACCTTCTAGTAGCCCTGCCTCATCCCGATGGCGCTGCCGCGATGATAGCAAAAAAGGATATCCATGCCCATTTCACTACCCCGCCGTATCTCTTTGAAGAATTAAGTCAACCGGGGTACGTGGAAATCCTCAAAGGGACCGAGGCCTTCGGTGGGGAATTCAGCTTTAATGTAGGGTTGGTTACCCTTAAGTACCATGATGAAAATCCGCAGGGTTATGCAGCCTTTATCCAGGGGGTAAATGAAGCCATTGCCTGGATCAATTTAAACAAAAGGGAAGCAGCGAAGATTCTGTCCCCTAAATTCAACCTTCCTGAAGATAAGCTGTATAAGTACATGACATGGGAAGGGATGAACTATACCACGGCAACATATGGGCTTTTGGAATTTGCAGAATTCATGAAAAAAACAGGGTATATCGGTCGATTACCGAAAGACCTGTCAGAAGTAGCCTATGAAAACGTTTTGGCGGTAATTGGGAAAAGAGAAGGAGGGCAGTAAAACCCCTTTGGGAGGGAACAAAATGGCAAAAACAATGCGGCATTTGGTAATCGTAGTTATATTGATAGTTTTCTGGGAGCTTTTGGCCCGATCAGGCTGGTATCCCCCTCTGCTATTTCCGCCCCTTCGGGATATATTGAGGTCCCTTTCTATCCACAAACAGGAGATACTGTACAGGACATGTTATTCTATTTCATTGATCGGAAAAGGCTTCTCTGTTTCAATAGGTGTGGCCTTCCTCTTAGCAGGGCTGGCAGTTTTCTATAAACCTATTTCCGAAGGGGTTTCTACCCTTATGGGCATAATGCATCCCCTTCCCGCTATAGCTATTTTACCCATAGCCCTGTTGTGGTTCGGTTCGGGGAACAGG is a genomic window of Koleobacter methoxysyntrophicus containing:
- a CDS encoding ABC transporter substrate-binding protein, whose translation is MKKLLILFLLAVLVTISLTGCKGKGETADQISPGEKGYKIRIAEQFGLVYAPLMIAREKGFFEKYGLDVEWKRFGSGGAAREALASGDLDAAFMGIPPFLIGWDKGVPAKVALGYVVSPVSLVTYNPEIRSIKDLKPGYKIALPSPGSVQHILLSMAAERELGDPRALDDLLVALPHPDGAAAMIAKKDIHAHFTTPPYLFEELSQPGYVEILKGTEAFGGEFSFNVGLVTLKYHDENPQGYAAFIQGVNEAIAWINLNKREAAKILSPKFNLPEDKLYKYMTWEGMNYTTATYGLLEFAEFMKKTGYIGRLPKDLSEVAYENVLAVIGKREGGQ
- a CDS encoding DUF441 domain-containing protein — its product is MKEPMRVLFFFFVLGLLSKNHLVACASGLILSLSVSKIVNISSNWQNVFFDAGLVFLIIGILLPLASGDISIEIIYRRIFSLEGLIATIVGICSAVLARKGVNLLKLSPEVMVGLIFGSILGTSFFNGVPTGPLVAAGIAALFIEIARLFK